CGTCTATGGTGTATATCTCCGGCGATGAGAAGGTAAGCTTCGAGCCGGCGCCCGGGCTCAACCCCGGGACCACCTCCATGAGCTCCTCCAGCCCCTGAAAAGGGTCGCTCTCCCTTATGTCGATTATCTCCCGGGCATAGAGCTCATCTATGCCCGGTATGGAGGTCAGCATGGTAAAGGACGCGGTATTGACGTTGACCCCGGCCGAGAGGGTGAAGACCGTAAAGAGCTCCTCCAGTCCCGGCCTTTGCGGCTCGCCCGTATCCAGGGCGTCGCCGCGGAGGTCGCCGCCGGTGCCGTGGAAGAGCTCGCCGGTTATGCCCCTTACCCTTATGAGCTCGTCGACGGCCTCGAAGGAGGCGTCCTTTGCCCCGTACGGCCGCGGCAGAGACATGTAGTAGCCGTCCTCGGCGCCGTTAACCATGCGCACGTCGTCTTCGTCGCGCCAGTCCAGGATGGAGTCGGCCACCACGTCCCTCTGGTCGAAGTCGAGCTCCAGTGCGGCAAAGACCCTTACAAGGTCGCCCCTTGTCGCCGCGTTCAGGTCCATCTTTCCACCCTCGTCCATAACGCTTACCTCGGCGTACCCGCCGTCAAAGGAGAAGGTGTTGACCGTGCCGTCCACCTTCCAGCCCTCTTCCTGAAACTCCCCCGGGGGGAGGTGCTTATCCTTCAAGAGCTCGGTCACGGCCCGCGTAAAACCGGCCCTGGCCAGGTAGTACGCCTTCGACCCCTCCATGAAGTTACTGACCGCCCGGGCTTCGGTACGCATCGACATGGCGAAGCTTCCGACTATGACGCTAAGGAGTACGGTTATCCAGAGCACCAGTACGAGGGCGACGCCGCTATC
The sequence above is drawn from the Thermodesulfobacteriota bacterium genome and encodes:
- a CDS encoding helix-hairpin-helix domain-containing protein, whose product is MRGKRILDDSGVALVLVLWITVLLSVIVGSFAMSMRTEARAVSNFMEGSKAYYLARAGFTRAVTELLKDKHLPPGEFQEEGWKVDGTVNTFSFDGGYAEVSVMDEGGKMDLNAATRGDLVRVFAALELDFDQRDVVADSILDWRDEDDVRMVNGAEDGYYMSLPRPYGAKDASFEAVDELIRVRGITGELFHGTGGDLRGDALDTGEPQRPGLEELFTVFTLSAGVNVNTASFTMLTSIPGIDELYAREIIDIRESDPFQGLEELMEVVPGLSPGAGSKLTFSSPEIYTIDAEGGLDGTPARRSFKAVIKIKGKSDYEILYWRDG